A genomic stretch from Coffea arabica cultivar ET-39 chromosome 10c, Coffea Arabica ET-39 HiFi, whole genome shotgun sequence includes:
- the LOC140015593 gene encoding serine/threonine-protein kinase ZRK1-like, whose product MDKLRNVLPFYKRKEEKEHFRHNGSLLLEGLIGCFGGRYELPIRSFTARELIRATNNFSEQVNHIALRGLKFFRGDLQGRPILVKFDGIGMRRFQAPPEYIIRGIVVNSQTSHLKNVLHLIGCCLEFEVPAVVYAYAPGMESLAHSLSDPPDGKLLSWKSRIKIASDIANVLLYLHTAFPSPIIFRDLKLASVILDNSGVAKLFGFELSISLPPGEKKVEDLPKGTRGYLDPEYRLSGFVTEKSDVYSLGVTMLVLITGETRPVKDDERIVTYVKRRLENDPFKHILDPKSFEEEGYNEHEIEQHLLPFTNLALRCTEEKGEDRPDMIEVAKQLRQIEKSLRNY is encoded by the coding sequence ATGGATAAACTGAGAAACGTTCTGCCGTTCTATAAGCGAAAAGAGGAGAAGGAACACTTTCGCCACAATGGAAGTTTACTGCTGGAGGGactaattggttgttttggtgggCGGTACGAGCTTCCCATTCGAAGCTTCACTGCCAGAGAACTCATCAGGGCAACCAATAACTTTTCAGAACAGGTCAATCATATTGCCCTTCGTGGTTTGAAGTTTTTCAGAGGGGATTTGCAAGGCCGACCCATTTTGGTTAAATTTGATGGGATAGGAATGCGGAGGTTTCAAGCCCCGCCTGAGTATATCATTCGCGGCATAGTTGTCAATTCACAAACGAGTCACCTCAAGAATGTCTTACATCTTATAGGCTGCTGTTTGGAATTCGAGGTTCCTGCTGTGGTGTATGCTTATGCTCCTGGCATGGAATCTCTTGCTCATTCCCTCAGCGATCCCCCCGATGGTAAACTACTTTCTTGGAAAAGTAGAATAAAGATTGCAAGTGACATAGCCAATGTCTTGCTTTATCTTCATACAGCATTTCCTTCACCAATCATTTTTCGGGATTTGAAATTAGCCAGCGTGATATTGGACAATAGCGGTGTAGCTAAATTATTTGGCTTTGAATTGTCGATATCCCTTCCCCCTGGAGAAAAGAAGGTTGAAGATCTGCCTAAAGGCACTCGTGGATACCTCGACCCTGAATACCGCTTGTCGGGCTTTGTCACTGAGAAGAGTGATGTGTACAGCTTAGGAGTAACTATGCTTGTGCTAATTACTGGAGAAACACGCCCAGTAAAGGATGATGAACGAATAGTAACTTATGTCAAACGCCGCTTAGAGAATGATCCGTTCAAACATATTCTGGATCCCAAGAGTTTTGAAGAGGAAGGCTACAACGAACACGAGATAGAGCAGCATTTGTTGCCTTTTACTAATCTTGCTTTGAGATGTacagaagaaaaaggagaagatAGGCCAGATATGATCGAGGTTGCAAAACAGCTCCGGCAAATCGAGAAGTCTCTGCGCAATTATTAG